The genomic stretch CCCTGTCCACATGTGCCCCCCTCTCCCCTATTATTTAGTGATCATTTAGataccattattttaataagcttctcaattgtaattttgacgccattttgtatttgtatattgaataatgtatgatgtacaaattgtaaataaagatggttttgaatttgaatttgaaaaaattcaTGGAAAACCTGCATTCGGTATGGATAACATTTCAGTATTCTCACAACAGTGTGGGTTGAACCTAATGTAATGTTCTTTTCCCGGCTTAGCCTTCGCAAAGACTTATGTGGAGATCTAGTAACTGATGCTCTAATATCCTGAACGACTTGCGGAGTTAAAACTGACCGCTGCCGTTCCAACACTGAACCTGTTTCATGAAACTTTTAAACTAACTTCTGTATTACACTTCTGTTTTACTAACTGGTGcttctttttcaaatttgttcATGAATCGTTGCTGACACACATCAGGAGATTTcgtaattaaataagttataatcaCGAATACATGTTCTTCAACAGTTAAGCTCATTTTAACTATATCCAAGCAAAATTAAAgactataaaacaattataaactagTTTAACTGTCATGAGCTaggtaaacaatttaaattgattaattagcTACTATGGCATCATATAATATCACTAAATATAACGTATGTTTTGTTAGGGTTCTGTTTATTagatttagatataaaattagcTTTATAGATTTTGACAAGATTTAAGTTGTGTATAGTTGGCatgattgataaaaaaatgtgtacaacaaaacaattttaaacctaaaattaattatttagctgaaataaaactgtaaattttaaatagactTGGATATAAATCCTAACTTGGATATAAGTTTTCTAATTGAAACTTTTTTGACAGGAAGTCATCTTGCACCAATTATAAGCAATTAAAAATGTGTGGAAAACTGATGAGGCATCCGATGGACGCTTGGTACACTTGCTCATCAGTGAGTTTATTAGGGTTTACACTTGCTCACCAAGGAGTTTATTAGGGTTTACACTTGCTCATCAATGAGTTTATTAGGGTTTACACTTCCTCATCATTGAGTTTTTTTAAGGTTTACCCTTGCTCATCAACGAGTTTATTAGGGTTTACACTTACTCATCATGAGCTTATTAGTGTTTACACTTGTTCACATGTGACATATATGCTTACCAGCGATCATGGTCATACGTACATGTGGCCACACCAAACCTAGGACTAAAccttaaaagtgtattttaaaagcaaaataattttgattataatgctactgtttttacagttttgtacATTTAATGTTGAAACATACACATTATCCCATAATGCATTATGGCAATAGAGTTGATCAACCCTTGATGAACAAATCTTTACATATGTTCATGGGCATTCAATTAGAGAGGGTACCTGTTACATGGCAAAACTTCACTGTCTTACTGAAGTAAACTAATTCCATTTGACCACttctacaatttttgttgttttaggaGGATTTCTGCAATTTTTGACAACCCTAATGCAATAAGCGCTTTGAGAGATGGGCCAGATTACACTTTCCGGGACAAGAGGCCAACACCTTATGGTATAATGCAGTACAAGAGAATCTGCCAGAGTATAGAGCACACTGTGAGTACATTGTACTAGGATATTACcacttaaataatacaatagttgaTGATTACACTTTCCGGGACAAGAGGCCGACACCTTATGGTATAATGCAGTACAAGAGAATCTGCCAGAGTATAGAGCACACTGTGAGTACATTGTACTAGGATATtaccacgtaaataatacaatagttgaTGATTACACTTTCCGGGACAAGAGGCCGACACCTTATGGTATAATGCAGTACAAGAGAATCTGCCAGAGTATAGAGCACACTGTGAGTACATTGTACTAGGATATTACcacttaaataatacaatagttgaTGATTACACTTTCCAGGACAAGAGGCCGACACCTTATGGTATAATGCAGTACAAGAGAATCTGCCAGAGTATAGAGCACACTGTGAGTACATTGTACTAGGATATTACcacttaaataatacaatagttgaTGATTACACTTTCCGGGACAAGAGGCCGACACCTTATGGTATAATGCAGTACAAGAGAATCTGCCAGAGTATAGAGCACACTGTGAGTACATTGTACTAGGATATtaccacgtaaataatacaatagttgaTGATTACACTTTCCGGGACAAGACGCCGACACCTTACGGTATAATGCAGTACAAGAGAATCTGCCAGAGTATAGAGCACACTGTGAGTACATTGTACTAGGATATTACcacttaaataatacaatagttgaTGATTACACTTTCCGGGACAAGAGGCCGACACCTTACGGTATAATGCAGTACAAGAGAATCTGCCAGAGTATAGAGCACACTGTGAGTACATTGTACTAGGATATTACcacttaaataatacaatagttgaTGATTACACTTTCCGGGACAAGAGGCCGACACCTTACGGTATAATGCAGTACAAGAGAATCTGCCAGAGTATAGAGCACACTGTGAGTACATTGTACTAGGATATTACcacttaaataatacaatagttgaTGATTACACTTTCCGGGACAAGAGGCCGACACCTTACGGTATAATGCAGTACAAGAGAATCTGCCAGAGTATAGAGCACACTGTGAGTACATTGTACTAGGATATTACcacttaaataatacaatagttgaTGATTACACTTTCCGGGACAAGAGGCCGACACCTTACGGTATAATGCAGTACAAGAGAATCTGCCAGAGTATAGAGCACACTGTGAGTACATTGTACTAGGATATTACcacttaaataatacaatagttgaTGATTACACTTTCCGGGACAAGAGGCCGGCACCTTATGGTATAATGCAGTACAAGAGAATCTGCCAGAGTATAGAGCACACTGTGAGTACATTGTACTAGGATATtaccacgtaaataatacaatagttgaTGATTACACTTTCCGGGACAAGAGGCCGACACCTTATGGTATAATGCAGTACAAGAGAATCTGCCAGAGTATAGAGCACACTGTGAGTACATTGTACTAGGATATTACcacttaaataatacaatagttgaTGATTACACTTTCCGGGACAAGAGGCCGACACCTTATGGTATAATGCAGTACAAGAGAATCTGCCAGAGTATAGAGCACACTGTGATTACATTGTACTAGGATATtaccacgtaaataatacaatagttgaTGATTACACTTTCCGGGACAAGAGGCCGACACCTTATGGTATAATGCAGTACAAGAGAATCTGCCAGAGTATAGAGCACACTGTGAGTACATTGTACTAGGATATTACcacttaaataatacaatagttgaTGATTACACTTTCCGGGACAAGAGGCCGACACCTTATGGTATAATGCAGTACAAGAGAATCTGCCAGAGTATAGAGCACACTGTGAGTACATTGTACTAGGATATtaccacgtaaataatacaatagttgaTGATTACACTTTCCGGGACAAGAGGCCGACACCTTATGGTATAATGCAGTACAAGAGAATCTGCCAGAGTATAGAGCACACTGTGAGTACATTGTACTAGGATATTACcacttaaataatacaatagttgaTGATTACACTTTCCGGGACAAGAGGCCGACACCTTATGGTATAATGCAGTACAAGAGAATCTGCCAGAGTATAGAGCACACTGTGAGTACATTGTACTAGGATATtaccacgtaaataatacaatagttgaTGATTACACTTTCCGGGACAAGAGGCCGACACCTTACGGTATAATGCAATACAAGAGAATCTGCCAGAGTATAGAGCACACTGTGAGTACATTGTACTAGGATATtaccacgtaaataatacaatagttgaTGATTACACTTTCCGGGACAAGAGGCCGACACCTTACGGTATAATGCAGTACAAGAGAATCTGCCAGAGTATAGAGCACACTGTGAGTACATTGTACTAGGATATtaccacgtaaataatacaatagttgaTGATTACACTTTCCGGGACAAGAGGCCGACACCTTACGGTATAATGCAGTACAAGAGAATCTGCCAGAGTATAGAGCACACTGTGAGTACATTGTACTAGGATATtaccacgtaaataatacaatagttgaTGATCCCTGCAGGAGCCCATAATTATTACTAGTATGTGTATGGAAACCAGAAGTTATCTGAGCTGAGTATATTATTACTACTTCTTTAACAGACTCCTTCCACGGGGTCTTATCTCAATGCTTTTATATTCTTTCACTTTGCGAGTTACTCTTGGCTACTTCTTTTACATCTGATAAATGGTGTATATTAGTTCTTAGACTTACGTGAACAATGTCATAAAAATCATCTGTTACAGCTCCCACTGTATTGAAACATTGCTTTGAGACTCAATATCGAGAGCTACGATTGTATGGTTTATTTgtcatttctattttattaaagcATCCTGTAGTTTGGCCCATCACCATTATTTACAAGTACTAAAAaattacagttactaaaaaaTTTACCAATAGCTCACAATGCAAAACTCCTCACAGCTGGAAAAGTTCGTCTTTCGGTTTGGCAGCACAAATATCTTGTGTCTTATTTTCCCGGCTACTGCTGACAGctgtactgttattattaaagCCTTGTTAAACCAATCTATCGGTTAAAGTGGTCTGATAACTTCCGTTGTTAACTAACAATCTTTTAATCTACTTACTTCACTGAAAAAACACATCGCAAAAGACAACTTCCTGCAAAATGTCTAAATCTTTATAGTTCAATAGTTACTCTGAGTTTATTAGCATCACAAGTGGGATGTTAACTAATGATGATATCAGGCCACTTTGCCCCATGAGATATATCCTTAAAGTGCGGCGTAAGGATATGTCCGTACCGCCGTAACCAGGCTAGTTGCGAAAATAACCATCTTATATTGATTTAGTTTATTGTATACATTAGTTTTTGAAAGTGATGCAAATTGTGCAGGAATATATTAAGATATTTCTGACTATCAGGAAGCAAACTTATGGCTTGTTGTGccgaaaataaattaataaacagtgCTATTCTTTTGTTTTATCTGACAAAGCAGGGTGTACCATGCGGGTATAGACTTATGCATATGGTCTGAGTGATAGCTAAATTGTTAAACCAAAATTATCAGTAAACAGTCTTTGTCTGCATGTGTAAAGAATGGAGCTTTATTGAGATTGGCTAAAGCGACCAACTATGATTAGTTTGGTTCTTTTAGCACATGTTGCTAGCGTTTGACAGTTTTAAGCTAtcttttttgttgaatttattttattacttaattatttctcaggtttcttttataattttttgataataGTAAGGAATTTCGGACGTACTTTTCTGCTATGACTAATTTTTTCATATCTTCCAATCCTTTTGCCCAATATGTGTAGATATTCAATGTTTTGCCTCAACTAACGTACATGGAATTTTATAGACTCCCTCCCAGAGTGCACAGTAAAATCCTGTTCTTCATTGGtcccaaacattttttttaaatttttagttgcTTGGTTTCAATTCTGTGTCTTCTTAATTCCATCCCtattttattggtaatataatataagaaaagtCCTTGAATGTAAGAAAAGTAACCAGTTCGACTTTGATCTAAATATGGCATTTTCTAACAAATGACTATTTGTTTTTAAGGGCCTTATTAATCTATGTTGTATTGTATCCATTCTTCAGTATTGTCTTGTACAATGTACTATTTTCAGCATTCTAGCTGTTTTTATCATCTAATTTGTAATCACACAATTTAATGCTTTCAATACTGAACATTTCTGGGCTATAAGATGGAAAGATTGggtgtttaatatatatacatgttgCCAGCATttgacaatttatatatatatatatatatatatatatatatatataaatttgttactaCAGGTTACAATGGTGAACCCATTGTTGCCCCATCAGTTTTCACATGGAAATTATTGTCAATGAAGATATAAGTTTATTCGAAGCATATTCATGTGATTAATTGGCTTAATTATTTGGACCTATTTTTACAATTGGCACTTTCATGAAAAGCAATTCAACATCAAAACCAACAAGTATGccatattttcatcaaatttaaaatttgtatgaatttgatgaaattttttaaatctccttGATATAAATCAGTCTTTCATACACAATCAGATAACAGTTTAGACATATATTTGgctatattatagtatatagGTGAGTTAGTAGACAATATGTGTAatcagaatgtttaaaaaattcatgCAGCAGTGGTTGGTTTGGGTTAGATTTGatcaaataactttttatggTATCTTCTGGATACAAAAAACTGGCCAAATTAATGGACCACGAAAATTAGAAGATCAAGATTTAGAAACGTCTGATACGAGCTAAAGAAGCCAGAACAGTTCTactacaagaaaataataaattaaaaaacaatatttatcgTCTAAATAGTCATACTTCTCTATTTTAAGCATACTCACTATAGAAGCAATTTTGAAGAACTCACAACTATGAgagtgaaaaatttcaaaaaattgaaaCCCTGCcgaacaaattagatgatttagAGCAGGAGCTTGTTTTGTTCTTTACTGCTATTGATTCTAACTTATTTACCATGCTGCCTCTTTTGATGGAATGAAATACttttgttatgtatataaatgcatttaaacAGCCTACAAAAGAGCGAAATTGGTGTTCTTTGTCAAATTAAATAAAGCATCGGtaattttttgttcatatatCATGTTGTAATATTTGTTCATGTTATTTTTTAGGCTGCCATAATCCGTTGCAACAAGGAAATCGATCTTGCCCTTCAGCTGGAGAAGAGACAGGCAGAAGATTTTCAAGCTGAGGTTCAATCCATTCTTGACAAGAAACTAAAACCCAAAGGTGGAAAGGTGGAGGCTAACAGCAAAAAAAAGATGAACTGGTAATATATAAGAGTTTCACTCTGTATCCACTAGTGGCCACTTCGATGTCAGGGCATTTCTCCGCTCAGTAGCTATCCAGCCATGCTAGTGAGAGGTTTACTGTTTCTTAAAATAGCAGTTTAAAGTGTGACGCAATTGAAAATCCTGTGAGTTGTGAAGTACGGTCGGTTAATACGGTTTTTTTGTTGGCTaaacacaataaaccaattgagatttatcgccaactctctgaagtttatgggaacgatgTAATTACTGAAGGTTGAGTGGTGCATTAAGTTTGAAAATGGCTGAACTGATGTGCATGATGACGAACGAAGTGGACGATCAAGCATTGTGACCGTtgaaattgtctctaaaatcGATGAGAAGATATTTTTTCCAAGTACGTAATTAGTGCTGAAAAAACTgaaagttgaataaaaataaaagaatgaacAGGCTATGAGGCAAAATCTGATGCAGTAGACCTCatagatatttttgaatttatattgttattttagctGTTATTTAGACAGATCTATTAggtgaaattaatttaagaaatttagtcTGCCTGAAATGTCAAGGCAGTAAAAAAAGGCAGCTTACGAGTTACCAAAGAaaatacactaaataaatatatggtttgtttatttagaAAGTGCCAAAGACATCTGCAATGAGTACCTGTAGAGTTTGATCCAGGAAGAGGAAAAGTGAAAGGTTTCTTGATAAAGATGTTGAAGCAATACTTTAAAAGATTTGGCTGAAACAACTTCTatgatgaatttattaaaacGTACCTTATTGACATCTGAAACAgcaatatactttattttgaataggtaaacaaaattgtaacaaaaata from Homalodisca vitripennis isolate AUS2020 chromosome 2, UT_GWSS_2.1, whole genome shotgun sequence encodes the following:
- the LOC124353561 gene encoding 39S ribosomal protein L52, mitochondrial-like, yielding MNIVTLLNKSKVLLQRGSVCHVSKGELNTRRKTLRTRFCLEPRRRISAIFDNPNAISALRDGPDYTFRDKRPTPYGIMQYKRICQSIEHTAAIIRCNKEIDLALQLEKRQAEDFQAEVQSILDKKLKPKGGKVEANSKKKMN